The Phragmites australis chromosome 1, lpPhrAust1.1, whole genome shotgun sequence genomic interval atagaaaattatttatactctaAACTTGTACTcaaatcatatatatgtattgatttgATTCATATAAGTTTTGATTAACTGTCAAAATCGTACATCAAGTATAGACAGTCCAATTAAAATCAGAATAAGTTTATCTTTCTTGCATGTTGTATCTTACCTACTGCTTGCTTGATGCAATTAACTTGAGCTATacggtgcttcttaatctattatcttagtaattttttaaattatttcattatttaatttttattttttctaagactgtatttgatatggaccaTTCTTTTTTCTATACCTTAATTTCAATTATAATTTATTGTATTTTATTTGTActctttatttaaatatttttcttctcaaaccGTATGAAAGTTGAATTgctaatattttataatttttaatttcgattttaactatttattaatcatatttgatatgtcCTTTTTGGTTTAAACTAGGATATTAGATATTCATAATAATAACTGATCtagatcttttttcttttttcgattaacatgataattttttGATATTAAGAGAAAATATAATGACTTATTTTaacacttaaataataatattatagatagTCCAAGGATTCCcgttaaaaagaaaatataatccAAGGATAAACCGGTGAAAGATGTGATGGATACATCGTTCAGGCGCTCTGGTACTTTTCATGCATGTCCGAATTTTCGTATTTGACCTGTTAGATTCCGAAGAGAAGCGCAATCGATGTGCTAGTTTCTTCAGATTAAGCccatcatgcatgcatccatggcTGAACAATTCCTCAACATTTCGGTTGCTTATTCAACTTGGTAGCACCGCACCGGCCGTACAAAGGCAATAGGACGACCTAAAGAAATGCGAAACACGTACTCTCCAGTCCGGCGTTCGTACACACGCCAGCAGCTAACAAGTCAGAACGCATTTTGTCAGATCGGCAAAGTCAGAACCAGCTGCTATCCACATCCACATCGATCGATCGCACGCAACCCGcggcgtgtgtgtgtgtgtgtgtgtgtgtttgcaaCGGCTGACCTACCGAAGGCGTGACGGTGTCCTGGTCGCCGGTTGCCGGAGCAGCTAGTTAGCTAACGTAGGCCGCAGGAAGCCGGCGGGCGCGTGGACCGGCGCAGACATCGCGGCGGCAACGACATttaggacgacgacgacgaccgagTATTCTATTGGCCTCGCTTACCTCACCTTGCTCGCCATGGGCTAGCTAGCTAAGCCTTTTGACATTTTTGATGCTCTCCCAGCCCAGCCCGTGTGGACGACGGCCGAAACGTGGCAGGCTGAGCCACTGGGATCTGGTGTGCGCGAGCGCGGCATCTCAATTTTTTTAGTGCAATTAATCGGCGCGAGTCAGAAACTGCATGCAGGCTGAAGCTTGGTTGCTTCTTTATAAGGAGGGCAAGGTACCGCAAGGACATGGCACTGCTTGCTGGAAAGGTATAGCACAAAAAGGGAAAGCCCGGCCGTCTCGTGGACCGGTGCGGCGCGGATAGCTCCTAATCCTAGCTCGCTCGTGTTGCGATGGAGGTCGCCTTCGAAAGGCCGCCggtgaaggaggagaagagggtAGATGCGAAGCCGGAGGTCGCGGCGGTATGATTACTATGATCTATTGATCTGTTCTTGCTCTTCCCTACTTTTGTAGTTCAACGCAAGGAGATTCAAgcgtctttttcttcttcttcttttttgatgCAGATAGCAGGAAGCGCTCTTCCGATAGTCTTTGAAAGTTTTCACACAACGCAAAGGGATGCAAGCATCAAGCAGGTACGGTACATACTACTTAATTGGTACTTAATCATCTACCGAGTCGATCGAAATTCGGTTGAGAAATCATTCATGTTATGCATCAACCTCATAATTCTCATCTGATTCAACTGTGTGTACGCGTGTACTACAACAGGAAGACAAGCTAGAGGCTGCCAAGGCGGAGATGGGCGAGGTGAGGGAGGAGAATGAGCGTCTCAAAACGCTGCTGACCCGCATCGTCGGCGACTACCAGTCGCTGCAGATGCACTTCCTCGACGTCGTCAAGGTGCAGGAACAAGCGGCCAATACGAAGCTCCccacggcgccggcgccggctccCGGCGCCAACGACGATCCCGACGACCTCGTCTCCCTGAGCCTCGGCACGAGGGCCAACGGCGTCCGCCGCAAGGGCCACGAGAGGTCGTCTTCGTCGTCCGGCACCTCCGAAACCACCGAAGACGGAGGCCAGCTCTCCCTCGGGCTCCGGCTGTCCACAGACGACGACAAGGCGAGCCTCGCATCGGCGGCGCCCGTGCTGAACCTGAGCTCCGATAGCAGAAGCGCTGACGACACCGCCAAGCCTGCACATGCCGCCGCGTGCCCGCCTAGCAGCGCACGCAAGAGCCCgagcggcggcgccggggatggagaggacgaggaggtgCAGCTACAGCAGGCCAAGAAGGCTAGGGTTTCCGTCAGGGTGAAATGCGACACTCCTACTGTACGTGACGAGTACATGCATGTCTAATCTGATGTATGAATACAATCACGCATGAGAGCTAACTAATTGACGGTGTTCTGATGTTGGTGATCAGATGAACGACGGGTGCCAATGGCGGAAGTATGGGCAGAAGATCTCCAAGGGGAACCCCTGCCCGCGCGCGTACTACCGCTGCACTGTCGCGCCCAACTGCCCGGTCAGGAAGCAGGTGCAGCGGTGCGCGGAGGACACGACGATCCTGATCACCACGTACGAGGGCACGCACAGCCACCAGctcccgccggcggcgagggccATGGCGTCCACGACCTCCGCCGCTGCGGCCATGCTCACTGCGGGCTCCACcagctcctcctcggcctccctcGGCCACCACCATCGTCTCGCGCTCGCGTCGGCCGGGCTGATCGGCGCAAACACCATGGTCTCCACCGCCGCGTCCTGCCCCACCATCACGCTCGACCTCACCACCCCGGCGGCGCCGCACTCGCTCATGCACTCCTCGCCCTAcgccgtggccgccgccgcggggtACGAGTCCAATGCGGTCCCGGCGGCTTGGAGCAGCGGTTACCTGGCGTACGGCGGTGCCCAGCCGTCGTACTACGCCAAGAGCTTGCCGTCCATGGGGCACTTGTTCGGCGGCCTGGGCGCCGTGTCGAGGCCGGAGCAGCAGTACGGCCAGTCGTACCTGCAGAGGGCGAGCGGCTTCGACGGCCATGGCGCGATGGCGCCTGCCGTGACGGACACGCTCGCAAAGGCGATCACGTCGGACCCGAGCTTCCAGACGGCGCTGGCGCTGGCGATCACGTCGGTCatggggcgcggcggcggcagcgcggcTGCCCAGAAGTGAGAACTCACGCGCTCATGCATCATGCAATCGATTGGCTAATGGCGTTTCGCGCGCATGCGTGGCCGGGTTAGATCTTGTGTAGGGCCGTGTGGTTCGTATGTAATCAATATGTGCATCGTGGTTAATTACTTTGTTAATTGGAGTAGTTTTGGCATGTTAATGAGTAAATTGGCTGGGGGAAATGGTGATCAATGTAACAGGGATTATTTGGTCGATCGATGTGCATAGCATGCATGGAGGAGTCAAGTGTATCTACCATGCATGGGCGGAATCAGAGAAGTTTTGATCAGGTTGTTCCAGCTAAATCGCCACTAAACTTGCAAGTGCAATATAATTAAGTGTGATCTTTAGTAGGTACTGTATAAGTATGTGTATAACGGTATGAGTAGTATATACATGTGTCTATATATTGTGTTGAGGAGAGgcttcttgaaaaaaaaaaagtgtatgAATAATGGACGAACAAGATCCGCGATCGTCCCATTGCTCGATCCGAAGGGAGGTGTGTTGACATGACAGATCATTTGATCAGGGTGCCACTTAATTGATTTGTACAATAATCATTTGATCAAGTATAAGAGTACGATCTCTGAGAAATGCTGTTGTAGACGAATTAAGCACAGTATTAAGACCTGAAAAAGAAGCTACACAGGCGctgttaaaattttaataaaagtAATTAACTAGTCTGATAGACTCTGATCTGAACAAGTCAACCAACCACCGTAGTTGGAGATTAGCGAGAGATGCTTGCTCGGTCATCAGAGAAGACAACGACAGGCGAACCAGTCAAAGTTGACTAATTAAGTACCGCAAAGGTGGATGAGTACTCTGTCTATATAATTATGTTAGAGTTTTGAAGAAAATTATTGTAATCTACTTAAAATATGATTGGCATCTTTAAGCAATAAAGTTTAGTTTtttcatatgtttgaatttCACTCTTTCTAGTTTCTGTCTCTTGGTTCATTTGCTTTgtgtgtaagttttttttttcggtttttatttttgtttttgttttttgtaaaatttttaacatcttgtgagatcattttttctttttgctagaggtataaaatttatatacacACGTTTATGTGATGTGATCTTAAATTTTCTTATCTCTAGATAATTAAtttagagagtttcgttgctcggtgttattcttttcttgtttctttactagttgtgatctttcgagtactAAGACATGtgttgatcttaaatgaaacctatgattcatataccatctgtggagtcgtgatgccttgatttttttttgttaaaatttatCTTGATTTttacttccgcttgagttttgaggtgcgttgggtgattgtagcatctaggtccctaagTAAGTAGTAAGTgcttcggtgattaatgacaaccgtatcattgtgactaatacatatgttttgaagggaatcaatttttttagttcacaatgattgagTGGGTTTTCTTGGTCtctcatggaattctattggtcgatcaaaggatatttgcgtcaagattaagaatcttctagttctaagtgtcacaagttgatgaaggacacttagagtagacatttgtctctttttatcttttgaccgtactataaagagaggctaagTGTTGTaacttgatctagttgagtctagacatagttagATGCACACCTGCGAAAATCTAGCTCTAGGTAACTCAAAAAAACctatgggtgagaagttgagaagttagaactcaaagtcgattgaattgaaCGAGTTCtagaaagtttgttctcactggattgtccggtgagaGAATGattaaactcaccggactattttcccTCTCTGTGAAAATTTCAAACGAcctcatcggattgtccggtgatgagaGGAATTTTGTAatagagcatttaacagaagagtcatttttcatataaatttgaagttacatgcactGGATTGTCCGATGACCTGAAGGACACATACACTAGACTATTTAACATAAGGACTgtttttctagagaaaatttgAGTTGAACTAACTGGATTATCCGATGACTTAAAGgagttatcaccggactatttaacagaagcttggtattttcaaaggaaatggattataaggcaCCGGGTGTCCGGTGATGAGATTGAtatcacaccggagcattttgtgacTTGTGTCACAGTGTAGAAgactataactcaccggattatacGGTGATACTGTGCGGaggaacaccagagcattttgcaacggctactcACAGCTGTCAGACTAGCGTGTGGAAAAAGTATACGCACTGGATTGTCTGGTGTTAACAGAGGTGTGTgcactggaccatctgatgttcacagaaaaaagtgagtggttggaCAATGGCTAGATGAgttctagcctatatataccccctcatttggtttcattcgtctctcttgcaacctaGAAGTATTCATACACAGTGTGtattatctagaggcaagggagagtacttgaggtgatttgtaagttcttaattgaagattaagcaCTCCATTAGTGCTTTAAGAGTAGCGAGTGTTCATTTAGCTActgtttaggcttgataggaatcaagtgaaccagttagcttgttactcttggtggttggcagcACCTAGCCGGTCGTAGAAATTGGAGGTGTTCTTGATGAGCTCTTGGAAGTTTTGTGAGAGCCCCAGGAAGCTCGTGTATTtagtttgatgcccgccaatccgaagatggagaagtgacaatcactagtgagcacttgagtcttgatgactcaagggggagcgacatccttgtgtggatgctccaacaagaaTTAGTGGAGAGTACCAACTCTTCGATATCTCGGAAAAAACTCGGTGTCCACTTTCCTTACTCTTGTTACATTtcgcattttgcttctagcatttcccTCGTATAAGTTTTAATTCcacactttacttatgttctatatgcttgcatgtttgtgcttatcattctagcttgctagatcggctagttgcttttattcattctaggctaaggttgctttttgttctagaattcggtaATTGGTTTAGTTTTTGTTTAGTGCCCTATTCAACCCCTCCTCTAGAGCTATTAGATCCTTTCAGTggtccaaataggagaagaccatcgatgtcgcaagaaatttattaagGCATCTATTCACCTCATAGTTGCttatctcgttcctacaattggtattagaacCGGTATGGTCACTTGTTAACCTTAACTGGCTTTATGATCCGTAGATGATATGGAGAGAAGGTTGAAGATTCTGCTGTTTGATGGCCGtaatttttcgtactggaaggtgcgcatgcaTGCTTATCTTCTAAGAAAAGGAAGTGCAATATAAGAAGTAGTTGATTCTAACTACGAGATCTCTACTGCTCGCACAACACAAGTTCAAATTTAACAGAATGAGgtcaacaacaaggctagaaatattttgttcactagtctaagtcagaatgagtttgatacGGTCCAGCACCTCTATACTGCTCGAGAGATTTGGAATACTcagagtgtctttcatgaagttATGCACGTTTGcacgatcttccgaaggtaatattaTAAATCGATTGGTgaagtttcaacgttgatgatccaaaggctctgaacagaacagatcgagaacctgtggttatcaaccgtgcaaAGACAtgattgacctcaccaagaagacttttcctgtaagcgaatcgagaacaaaagcaagaacatgtatatgcaatctgaatattgataattaccaataaagtactaAAGTTGAGGTTCCATAAACCGAATAAgcggcgaaactgtataaaatcgaataatctaagaaaaacccgagcctaaactacgacggctactatgtatataggGGTacatgaggaggtcaacctagggttgtgcaaccatggaaagaggcgtacacaacctggactctgaccccgacacgattacaagacccaactaggtccaaaacgatggtgcatcaccttatttctttaactttgactaaactatacgGAATAATTGGTCGATTTTATATCCATTAGAaggggctcatcgtaagcttttcagaatgtccaagattgtctaaaacagacttcgtatgagagagttatacctaTTTTATTGACGTATtatcctgcgactcgaccacgaccacaactagagtttagcctcgagtccgagtaaaCTTGGTCTTCGAGGGGTGatatccgggtaaggttgtggtgcttctcccacatttcTGGTGgactaattgtcgtgcacgtgttCTTGTAATTGAACCTtttatgatttgaggattattggtggtattgatcatatccgaaggagccatgagatcatcatgaaggcactaatcagattaaggtcaaacgctaaagcacatacaaccaataatacaaaatatttgtgcaagtccccagagagtctttggatgcgatgtttgcttgctttgatgggattgttagcaatcttcgataaCTTGGTATTTTACCCTATTCTGACTACGAGAGAACGATCAAggttctctatgctcttgaccgcaAGATGTGTTCTTGACcgcaagttttctaggcctataaatagagggatatggTTATATGAGAGGTTGAATCAGCCATTTAAGCTCCTTGTGTCACCCATATGAGAATATTATGGTAGGGTTTTAGTGGAGAGGAGGATgaatgtttagcctatgtaataagtgagagttttgagagaaaaaactTTGTAATCTGCATAAAATAGGGCCAatctttttgagtaatgaagtttattttgtttcatatgcttgaattctcctccttctagtttcgcACTCTTGTTTTCCTTACCTtatgtgcaagtttttttttccagttttgatttttgt includes:
- the LOC133909665 gene encoding WRKY transcription factor 72A-like — translated: MEVAFERPPVKEEKRVDAKPEVAAIAGSALPIVFESFHTTQRDASIKQEDKLEAAKAEMGEVREENERLKTLLTRIVGDYQSLQMHFLDVVKVQEQAANTKLPTAPAPAPGANDDPDDLVSLSLGTRANGVRRKGHERSSSSSGTSETTEDGGQLSLGLRLSTDDDKASLASAAPVLNLSSDSRSADDTAKPAHAAACPPSSARKSPSGGAGDGEDEEVQLQQAKKARVSVRVKCDTPTMNDGCQWRKYGQKISKGNPCPRAYYRCTVAPNCPVRKQVQRCAEDTTILITTYEGTHSHQLPPAARAMASTTSAAAAMLTAGSTSSSSASLGHHHRLALASAGLIGANTMVSTAASCPTITLDLTTPAAPHSLMHSSPYAVAAAAGYESNAVPAAWSSGYLAYGGAQPSYYAKSLPSMGHLFGGLGAVSRPEQQYGQSYLQRASGFDGHGAMAPAVTDTLAKAITSDPSFQTALALAITSVMGRGGGSAAAQK